The following proteins are encoded in a genomic region of Glycine soja cultivar W05 chromosome 17, ASM419377v2, whole genome shotgun sequence:
- the LOC114392918 gene encoding uncharacterized protein LOC114392918, protein MIKTLNPYPNPAKTAEIMSRYRPIAPKPETSPNSMSEGPSSSSLSQKIKQSPYLRNLWPQLQARPTRTRKRGRAPLTLPSSSLKRHKTTHHHVLGFCPPCHHVVTSSSSSPSKNLSLQGFAPPHPLPHHLGVLNCTMEKNNTNPSLVTLPLLPCSPTLTTKPCAGEVINLNTKVSVPEEKDLLQQLQKPVSNNIINVITPQPIRPIGSSISVVCISEDSTLSPLAQTPKKPNEVEQEVENEALPTVISDSNHRIRMANSAYKEMVGQPVCPWLESMGNLLQCRRISGEVTLNLSDSSTVIPTSSNGFSCWVRIEWLSEHNNKKKNCINAFCDVMKLACESRDYLFTWRFHTRTTREASQSSCNA, encoded by the coding sequence ATGATCAAGACCTTGAATCCTTACCCAAATCCAGCAAAAACTGCTGAGATCATGTCAAGGTACCGGCCAATAGCACCAAAGCCTGAAACCTCTCCAAACTCCATGAGTGAGGgcccttcttcctcttctctctcCCAGAAGATCAAGCAATCTCCTTACCTTAGGAATTTATGGCCACAGCTTCAAGCCAGACCCACCAGGACCAGAAAGAGAGGTAGAGCTCCTTTGACACTACCCTCTTCCTCCCTCAAGAGACACAAgacaacacatcatcatgtCCTAGGATTTTGTCCCCCTTGTCATCATGTTgttacatcatcatcatcatccccATCCAAAAACCTTTCCTTGCAGGGATTTGCTCCTCCACACCCTCTTCCTCATCATCTTGGAGTGCTCAATTGCACCATGGAGAAAAACAACACCAATCCAAGCTTAGTGACACTTCCACTCCTTCCATGCTCTCCAACATTAACAACCAAGCCTTGTGCGGGTGAAGTCATAAACTTGAACACCAAAGTGAGTGTTCCTGAAGAGAAAGATCTCTTGCAACAACTTCAAAAACCAGTTTCCAACAACATTATTAATGTCATAACACCTCAACCAATTCGCCCCATTGGTTCTTCCATAAGCGTTGTGTGCATTAGTGAAGACTCAACTCTGTCACCTCTTGCTCAAACACCAAAAAAACCAAACGAGGTTGAACAAGAGGTTGAGAATGAAGCCTTGCCAACTGTCATATCAGACTCAAACCACAGAATCAGGATGGCGAATTCTGCATACAAGGAAATGGTGGGCCAGCCAGTGTGTCCTTGGCTTGAATCCATGGGAAACCTACTTCAATGCAGGAGGATCAGTGGTGAGGTGACACTGAATCTCAGTGACTCATCAACTGTTATTCCAACTTCATCAAACGGTTTCTCTTGCTGGGTGAGGATAGAGTGGCTGAGTGAACACAACAATAAGAAGAAGAACTGTATCAACGCATTCTGTGATGTGATGAAGTTGGCTTGTGAATCCAGGGATTatcttttcacatggaggttcCACACTCGTACTACCAGGGAAGCTTCTCAATCAAGTTGCAAcgcttga
- the LOC114393115 gene encoding exocyst complex component EXO70A1-like — translation MALEEDHPTTTLLKLQSACSDLKTLLRASEETQDNLGNTDSRFHLLQGSLSTASRGIAPLQSLAMSRKALDTRITRALSPALTLLNTFKFTESLQNSLVVLSTKLSSEKPHHVRRLQRLLEYTECVDQLNEGLNNISDEVEVVIMKLQEVVEFISRTKAADQYREARLREALGTLKGLYEIEVDEMRFQGLLDQALVHVQDEFEGLLLRIKHRNFGDLVHQHGDDFRELGSELEIQVLRKISTTLAANDCLDICIDIYVKARYRRAAKALMKLNPDYLRTYTPEGIDEMEWETLETAITLWIQHLEVAVKKVLVAEKKLCERVLGDFMEGLIWPECFIKISDKIMAVFFRFGEGVARSNKEPQKLFKLLDMFESLEKLKPDMSQIFEGESGVDICTRFRELEKLIIDASSKVFLELGLQIEGNIDGLPPPQDGSVPKLVRYAINYLKYLTTVNYRTSMAKVLRTQQTWKDSSSSSNDMSSDEGLLKHAISNVMDALQRNIEAKRLCCRDKVLVHVFTMNTYWYIYMRTKNTELGEVLGEKFMKEGYKAVAEESAYLYQKQAWGGLVRVLDGDDVREEGKGSVGRVVSEKIEAFFKGLNEVCERHVRGVYSIPDVDLREQMREATVRLVVPVYAEFLEGYSGLLQRKGYPSVERVNGLVGKAFDGGKLKGRGSASSDWNVARNSGSLERDVVRSRNDGGGDV, via the exons ATGGCATTGGAAGAAGATCACCCAACAACAACACTTCTCAAGCTCCAGTCAGCATGTTCCGACCTAAAAACCCTCCTTCGAGCCTCCGAGGAAACACAAGACAACCTGGGAAACACAGACTCAAGGTTTCATCTCTTACAAGGCTCACTCTCCACAGCCTCCAGAGGAATCGCCCCTTTACAATCCCTAGCCATGTCCAGGAAAGCCCTCGACACGAGAATCACCAGAGCCTTGTCCCCAGCACTTACACTCCTCAACACCTTCAAGTTCACAGAGTCTCTCCAGAACAGCCTCGTCGTGCTCTCGACCAAGCTGTCCTCGGAGAAGCCGCATCATGTGCGGCGTCTCCAGAGGCTTCTGGAGTACACCGAGTGCGTGGATCAACTGAACGAGGGTTTAAACAACATAAGCGATGAGGTGGAGGTGGTGATCATGAAACTTCAGGAGGTGGTGGAGTTCATAAGCCGGACGAAGGCGGCGGATCAGTACAGGGAGGCGAGGCTGAGGGAGGCGCTGGGGACGCTGAAGGGGCTGTATGAGATTGAGGTGGATGAGATGAGGTTTCAGGGTTTGCTGGATCAGGCGTTGGTGCATGTGCAGGATGAGTTTGAAGGGTTGTTGCTGAGGATCAAGCATAGGAATTTCGGGGATTTGGTGCACCAACATGGTGATGATTTCAGGGAATTGGGGTCTGAACTGGAAATTCAAGTCCTCAGGAAAATTTCAACCACTCTTGCTGCCAATGATTGCCTAGACATATGCATTGATATATACGTCAAG GCGAGATATAGAAGGGCAGCGAAGGCACTAATGAAGCTAAACCCCGATTACCTGCGAACATACACCCCAGAAGGAATCGACGAAATGGAGTGGGAAACCTTAGAGACAGCCATAACCCTTTGGATCCAACACTTGGAAGTCGCAGTGAAGAAAGTCCTTGTTGCGGAAAAGAAACTCTGCGAAAGAGTCTTGGGCGATTTCATGGAGGGACTAATCTGGCCAGAATGCTTCATTAAGATCTCCGACAAGATCATGGCCGTCTTCTTCCGCTTCGGCGAAGGCGTTGCCCGGAGCAACAAAGAGCCCCAGAAGCTCTTCAAACTCTTGGACATGTTCGAGTCCTTGGAGAAACTCAAACCCGACATGTCACAAATATTCGAAGGCGAATCTGGTGTAGACATATGCACAAGGTTCCGCGAGTTGGAGAAGCTCATCATCGATGCTTCGAGCAAAGTTTTCTTGGAATTGGGTCTCCAAATCGAAGGCAACATCGACGGTCTTCCACCCCCTCAAGACGGTTCCGTTCCAAAACTCGTAAGATACGCTATCAACTATCTCAAATACCTCACCACGGTTAATTATAGAACATCAATGGCTAAGGTTCTCCGAACACAACAAACATGGAAagatagtagtagtagtagcaaTGACATGTCTTCGGACGAGGGTTTGTTGAAGCATGCAATTAGCAATGTCATGGATGCGCTGCAACGGAACATTGAGGCAAAGCGTTTGTGTTGCAGGGACAAGGTTTTGGTGCATGTTTTCACGATGAATACTTATTGGTACATTTACATGAGGACGAAGAATACGGAGCTTGGTGAGGTGTTGGGTGAGAAGTTCATGAAAGAAGGTTACAAGGCTGTGGCGGAGGAAAGTGCTTACTTGTATCAGAAGCAAGCGTGGGGGGGTTTGGTTAGGGTTTTGGATGGAGATGATGTGAGGGAGGAAGGGAAAGGGAGTGTGGGAAGAGTGGTGAGTGAAAAGATTGAGGCTTTTTTCAAGGGTTTGAATGAGGTTTGTGAGAGGCATGTTAGAGGGGTGTATAGTATACCTGATGTTGATTTGAGGGAACAAATGAGGGAAGCAACAGTGAGGCTTGTGGTGCCTGTTTATGCTGAGTTTTTGGAGGGTTATTCGGGGTTGTTGCAGAGGAAAGGGTACCCGAGTGTTGAGAGGGTGAATGGGTTGGTGGGGAAGGCTTTTGATGGAGGAAAGCTGAAGGGAAGAGGTTCTGCTTCTAGTGATTGGAATGTTGCAAGGAATTCTGGGTCTCTGGAGAGGGATGTTGTTAGATCACGCAacgatggtggtggtgatgttTGA